The following are encoded together in the Bradyrhizobium sp. CCGUVB1N3 genome:
- the xopAD gene encoding XopAD/skwp family type III secretion system effector, which produces MTQVDPRAFSLFASSFGRHPRATECRDGTVKIAEFCRDESGILQKAESQDLALLVNGFSKWPEEATCRDATLAIAGEVRHLRLSDFTLQHLANLVNGFSKWPQAADCGDATVAIAGEIGRRLLSDFTPQDLAIMVNGFSKWPEAEAGGEAIVAIASEIGRRGLSDFTPQHLANLVNGFSKRPEEAVHRQATVKIATELSRRADEQGLSRFTPQELANLVNGFSKCPDDADYHRATVTIADEIRRRGLSDLTPHDLANLINGFSKWPDEADCREAIVAIAGAMSLRRLSVLTQQQLANLVNGFSKWPEAATCRKAAIAVAGEVRRRQLSDFTPQALANLVNGVSKWPEAAACREATVAIAAAILGRRLSDFTPQHLANLVNGFSRWPDEAACREAIVALAAAMPLRQLSDFNPQELTNLVNGISRWPDEAACHQAIIDIARNLGTRGRRFGAFTTPELSMIANALGRSVTREHDTGEIKETALLSDRLHQLAHHLHYATDRLEQANVLSIANIFKALAKARLFDDLGLLASTGLNRLTELSRAPGFATGNNLETVGNLCAALLPLARSSQKPLRWHRRQALGLLNDLQSVVEQKIEAHRAASEVERTRGPFATRRPALSIYQVLKARAVLETLYRRPHVEGKKSDLGMRQQELRRGTREILAGARDLIQRDLSNMSWNLIAQIEAESPVDVLDPFVAQEAPRIQAQHSAAVFDVHQVLRTMDHEPRPPQGDAGLMQLPVVDLQGRRVATEPETRYSIFHRLTSGALPVVAVQLPAKPSAFMLARTVTVEGVPYRMDLFGGSKLKPPKPTVSQIAARAPGEQPAASSGGKLLAIPYADTAPGTAFEQLSRAWAPFKEAYYYTQRRGFAAPPAIKDLGPHDYALEGTFNLLLLPDRPATEEHPFKLIGPQGPIALRPHDGCGFIKASLAERMPAVCRAGHREGSDRMHAFGEGRRSSLPASALQHYPRSAQVADEAREKAMNWLEHRQEEKLTSEELFRTVTAGHIDGPGAVAVPSDDGCLHVPTLKSDTLTGTSGVLLGRSPYDKPNLRPFEAERVRSAVDGDSTAAFLDQCVAMQYSFNVAQKSAEHLSADDPTFFAKGILIVVPDEMWPANHAGHGLVMSAEDVKSHSNWTKRKDRVAEDTPVDCVGILQATELFAPGSLVAIPIGEQKKLDGDFDGDTAIVIADRPQLYEHVRQFDQAVHARGLRSLKPPKSHTPAIEGESYHFSRASQILAATQDVLEMYSCLQRDFLAQSHDARHWFAERAVFGTFEGIHDELKRDIRALLNQDQVRGQDIQDKLERARDEIEAADHPVAGEVAELLISDLEAWAASADQQVLSEGVESESDPTLTLSPALSELFPELAETYPATPDPRHRVQALLDHYPARIDPRPDGYNADDLLQSATNLLSLGIKVGTDAYKSDTGARIFMKKGQTLQRLLQRTPGLQSVPYSKGLAATLNQGRFDADATLEDLKDNPTLAASIMEASIKLAVEKQILPAPSGRQPAAEDSAVTVTLTRSEVSERAQMEADRARAKEEKITATTLWVVGILRKATVQVNMPHLDRRLRSESSIRDQLTGMSVPSGGAAQLISNAVRHVFEVPDMDFTRAFKTAMLAFEERGYVEVSTTNWFRMRNPTFVGIKTVLATPEDYRFEVEFHTPDSYQAKIDNHDTYKQLDKLRKQASGDALEQGKAEELTQSVRAVCREVAIPDGARNIPHWGGEAGLRGAASAAFGLRAAEEQKRRPERSGIAKEIVAALGARPIVLVGLPGAGKSTIGRYLARRLGLPFIDSDKQIEQATDMSISKIFDAKGPQWFRDSEASLITQFVEKGNVVLATGGGAFEREETRRLIQDKAVSIWLDTNRDEIWKRLAKDTSRPLLRIDKAEDSDVAESSNTSVIKKLRFEELVAQRTPRYRQADLSVVPREKRDNKNADACVQALHAYLCEQGAPDQKRPGDQLQV; this is translated from the coding sequence TTGACGCAGGTTGACCCTCGGGCCTTTTCCCTTTTCGCATCATCGTTCGGTCGGCATCCCCGGGCAACGGAATGCCGCGACGGAACGGTCAAAATCGCAGAATTTTGTCGCGATGAAAGCGGGATACTTCAGAAAGCCGAAAGTCAAGATCTGGCATTACTGGTGAACGGCTTTAGCAAGTGGCCGGAAGAGGCGACCTGTCGCGACGCCACACTCGCAATCGCCGGTGAGGTGCGTCATCTCCGGCTCTCCGATTTTACACTGCAGCACCTGGCGAACCTGGTGAACGGTTTCAGCAAGTGGCCGCAAGCGGCGGACTGTGGCGATGCCACCGTCGCGATCGCCGGAGAGATCGGTCGCCGCCTGCTCTCCGATTTTACACCGCAGGACCTGGCAATCATGGTGAACGGTTTCAGCAAATGGCCGGAAGCGGAGGCCGGTGGCGAGGCCATCGTCGCAATCGCGAGTGAGATCGGTCGCCGCGGGCTCTCCGATTTTACACCGCAGCACCTGGCGAACCTGGTGAATGGCTTCAGCAAAAGGCCGGAAGAGGCGGTTCATCGCCAAGCCACAGTCAAAATCGCCACAGAACTCTCTCGCCGCGCCGACGAGCAAGGGCTCTCTCGGTTTACTCCGCAGGAGCTGGCGAACTTGGTGAACGGGTTCAGCAAATGTCCGGACGATGCGGACTATCACAGAGCGACAGTCACAATCGCCGATGAGATCCGTCGCCGCGGGCTCTCCGATTTAACACCGCACGACCTGGCGAACCTGATAAACGGCTTCAGCAAGTGGCCGGATGAGGCGGATTGTCGCGAGGCCATCGTCGCAATCGCCGGTGCGATGTCTCTCCGCCGGCTCTCCGTTCTTACTCAGCAGCAGCTGGCGAACCTGGTGAACGGCTTCAGCAAGTGGCCGGAAGCGGCGACCTGCCGCAAGGCGGCGATCGCAGTCGCCGGTGAGGTACGTCGTCGCCAGCTCTCCGATTTTACGCCACAAGCGCTGGCGAACCTGGTGAACGGCGTCAGCAAGTGGCCGGAAGCGGCAGCCTGTCGCGAGGCCACGGTCGCAATCGCCGCTGCGATTCTTGGCCGCCGGCTTTCCGATTTTACTCCGCAGCACCTGGCGAACCTGGTGAACGGTTTCAGCAGATGGCCGGACGAGGCGGCCTGCCGCGAGGCCATCGTCGCACTTGCCGCTGCGATGCCTCTCCGCCAGCTCTCCGATTTCAATCCGCAGGAACTGACGAACCTGGTGAACGGCATTAGCAGGTGGCCGGACGAGGCGGCGTGCCACCAGGCAATAATAGACATTGCGCGCAATCTCGGTACGAGAGGCCGACGCTTCGGTGCTTTCACAACGCCTGAGCTCAGCATGATTGCCAATGCCCTCGGGCGAAGTGTCACGAGGGAGCATGACACTGGAGAGATCAAAGAGACCGCTCTGCTGAGCGATCGGCTCCATCAGCTGGCGCATCACCTTCACTATGCGACGGATCGCCTGGAGCAGGCCAATGTTCTGAGCATCGCCAACATTTTCAAGGCATTGGCAAAGGCCCGGCTGTTCGACGATCTCGGTTTGCTCGCATCGACAGGGCTCAATCGCCTTACGGAATTGAGCCGTGCCCCTGGTTTTGCCACCGGGAACAACCTCGAAACCGTAGGCAATCTGTGCGCAGCTCTGCTGCCGCTGGCCCGCAGCTCGCAGAAGCCGCTGCGCTGGCACCGCAGACAGGCTCTAGGCTTGCTGAACGATCTGCAATCAGTCGTGGAGCAGAAGATCGAGGCGCATCGCGCAGCAAGCGAAGTGGAGCGGACCCGTGGGCCGTTCGCGACCCGCCGTCCCGCGCTGTCGATCTATCAGGTGCTCAAGGCCCGCGCGGTCCTGGAGACTCTGTACCGACGGCCGCATGTCGAGGGCAAGAAGTCCGACTTGGGGATGAGGCAGCAAGAGCTGCGGCGCGGGACCAGGGAGATCCTGGCCGGCGCACGCGACCTCATCCAACGCGATCTTTCCAACATGAGCTGGAATCTGATCGCGCAGATCGAGGCGGAAAGCCCGGTCGATGTGCTGGACCCCTTCGTGGCCCAGGAGGCGCCGAGGATCCAGGCGCAACATTCTGCGGCAGTGTTCGATGTCCATCAGGTGTTGCGAACCATGGATCACGAGCCGAGGCCCCCGCAGGGGGACGCGGGACTGATGCAGTTGCCGGTGGTGGACCTGCAGGGACGGCGAGTGGCCACGGAGCCCGAGACACGGTATTCGATTTTTCATCGCCTGACGTCGGGGGCGTTGCCGGTGGTCGCGGTACAGCTGCCCGCAAAGCCGAGCGCCTTCATGCTGGCGCGCACGGTCACTGTCGAGGGGGTGCCATACCGCATGGACCTGTTCGGCGGCAGCAAGTTAAAACCACCCAAACCGACCGTGTCGCAGATCGCCGCCCGCGCGCCAGGCGAGCAGCCTGCCGCGTCTTCCGGAGGGAAGCTGCTGGCCATTCCCTATGCCGACACCGCACCCGGCACGGCGTTCGAGCAGCTGTCACGCGCCTGGGCGCCCTTCAAAGAGGCCTATTATTACACTCAGCGCAGGGGGTTTGCAGCACCACCGGCGATTAAAGATCTAGGGCCTCACGACTACGCGCTGGAGGGCACCTTCAACCTGTTGCTGCTGCCGGACCGCCCTGCCACCGAGGAGCATCCCTTCAAGCTGATTGGGCCGCAAGGCCCGATTGCCCTGCGCCCCCATGACGGCTGTGGCTTTATCAAGGCCTCGCTGGCCGAGCGCATGCCAGCGGTCTGCCGGGCCGGCCACCGGGAAGGTTCCGATCGGATGCATGCCTTTGGTGAGGGAAGGCGATCGTCGCTGCCCGCCTCGGCGCTACAGCATTATCCGCGCAGCGCGCAGGTGGCGGATGAGGCGCGCGAGAAGGCCATGAATTGGCTTGAACACAGGCAAGAGGAAAAGTTGACGTCTGAAGAGCTGTTTCGCACCGTGACGGCCGGACATATCGATGGTCCCGGCGCAGTCGCCGTACCGTCCGATGATGGCTGCCTTCATGTGCCGACGCTCAAAAGCGACACCTTGACGGGAACGAGTGGCGTGCTGCTCGGGCGGTCCCCCTATGACAAGCCCAACTTGCGCCCGTTCGAAGCCGAGCGAGTGAGGTCGGCGGTTGATGGCGATTCGACTGCCGCGTTCCTGGATCAGTGCGTGGCCATGCAATACAGTTTTAACGTCGCCCAAAAGTCAGCCGAGCACTTGTCAGCTGACGATCCGACGTTTTTTGCCAAAGGCATTCTGATCGTGGTGCCGGACGAGATGTGGCCGGCCAACCACGCCGGCCACGGCCTGGTCATGTCTGCCGAGGACGTCAAGTCCCATTCGAACTGGACCAAGCGCAAGGACCGCGTGGCGGAGGACACGCCGGTCGACTGCGTCGGCATCCTGCAGGCGACCGAGCTGTTCGCCCCGGGCTCGTTGGTGGCCATTCCGATCGGTGAACAGAAGAAGCTTGACGGTGACTTCGACGGGGACACCGCCATTGTCATCGCCGACCGGCCGCAGCTTTATGAGCATGTCCGGCAGTTCGATCAGGCCGTGCACGCGCGCGGACTTCGCTCGCTCAAGCCGCCAAAGTCGCATACCCCGGCAATTGAGGGCGAGAGCTACCACTTCAGTCGCGCCAGCCAGATCCTCGCTGCGACACAGGATGTCTTGGAAATGTATAGCTGCCTGCAGCGAGACTTTTTGGCCCAATCGCATGATGCCCGACACTGGTTTGCCGAACGTGCCGTATTTGGGACGTTCGAGGGCATTCACGACGAGCTCAAGCGGGATATCCGGGCCCTGTTGAACCAGGACCAGGTGCGTGGCCAGGATATCCAGGACAAGCTCGAGCGGGCGAGGGACGAGATCGAGGCTGCAGACCATCCGGTCGCCGGCGAAGTCGCCGAGCTGCTCATTTCCGACCTCGAGGCGTGGGCCGCCAGCGCGGATCAGCAGGTCCTGTCCGAGGGAGTTGAAAGCGAGAGCGACCCAACGCTGACGCTGAGCCCAGCGCTCTCTGAGCTTTTCCCGGAGCTGGCGGAAACCTATCCGGCAACGCCTGACCCACGCCATAGAGTCCAGGCCTTGCTCGACCATTATCCTGCGCGCATCGATCCCCGCCCGGATGGTTACAACGCGGACGACCTCCTACAGAGCGCAACCAACCTCCTGAGCCTCGGCATCAAAGTCGGGACCGACGCCTATAAATCAGACACGGGTGCTCGCATCTTCATGAAGAAGGGCCAAACGCTCCAGCGGCTCCTGCAACGGACGCCGGGTCTGCAGTCCGTGCCCTACAGCAAGGGACTGGCGGCGACCCTCAACCAGGGCCGGTTCGATGCCGATGCGACCTTGGAGGATCTGAAGGACAATCCCACGCTGGCGGCTTCAATCATGGAAGCCTCGATCAAGCTTGCCGTGGAGAAGCAGATTCTGCCCGCCCCTTCTGGCCGACAGCCTGCCGCCGAGGATTCCGCCGTGACCGTCACGCTGACCCGCTCCGAGGTCTCGGAGCGCGCCCAAATGGAGGCTGACCGCGCTCGGGCCAAAGAGGAGAAAATCACCGCAACGACACTCTGGGTTGTTGGAATCCTCAGGAAAGCAACCGTCCAGGTGAATATGCCCCATCTCGATCGCAGGTTGAGATCAGAGAGCTCCATCAGGGATCAGCTCACCGGCATGAGCGTCCCATCCGGCGGCGCCGCACAGCTGATCAGCAACGCCGTCCGCCATGTCTTCGAAGTCCCTGACATGGATTTTACCCGCGCCTTCAAGACGGCCATGCTGGCGTTCGAGGAGCGGGGCTACGTCGAGGTCAGCACGACCAACTGGTTCAGGATGCGCAATCCAACCTTCGTCGGCATCAAGACCGTGCTCGCCACCCCGGAGGATTACCGCTTCGAGGTGGAGTTCCACACGCCAGACAGCTACCAGGCCAAGATTGACAATCACGATACCTACAAGCAGCTGGATAAGCTTCGCAAGCAAGCGAGCGGCGATGCTCTGGAGCAAGGTAAGGCGGAGGAGCTCACTCAGAGCGTGCGAGCCGTCTGCAGGGAGGTCGCAATCCCTGATGGCGCCAGGAACATCCCCCATTGGGGCGGTGAAGCGGGTCTCAGAGGCGCCGCCAGCGCAGCCTTTGGACTGCGCGCTGCCGAAGAACAAAAAAGAAGGCCAGAGAGGTCGGGCATTGCAAAAGAGATTGTCGCTGCTCTCGGTGCGCGACCCATCGTGCTCGTCGGCCTGCCCGGCGCCGGCAAATCCACCATCGGCCGGTATCTCGCAAGACGACTGGGGCTGCCCTTCATCGATTCCGACAAACAGATCGAGCAGGCCACCGACATGTCGATATCGAAGATTTTCGATGCCAAGGGCCCGCAGTGGTTCAGGGACAGCGAGGCAAGCCTGATCACGCAATTCGTTGAGAAAGGGAACGTGGTGCTGGCAACCGGCGGCGGGGCGTTCGAGCGCGAGGAAACGCGGCGCCTCATTCAGGACAAGGCGGTGTCGATCTGGCTCGACACCAACCGAGACGAGATATGGAAGCGCCTTGCAAAGGACACCAGCCGTCCGTTGCTGCGGATCGACAAGGCGGAGGATAGCGACGTCGCCGAGAGCTCCAACACGTCGGTCATCAAGAAGCTGCGCTTCGAAGAACTCGTCGCGCAGCGCACGCCCCGCTATCGCCAAGCCGATCTCTCCGTCGTTCCGCGCGAAAAGCGGGACAACAAGAACGCAGATGCATGCGTGCAGGCGCTGCACGCGTATCTTTGCGAGCAGGGCGCTCCGGACCAGAAACGCCCTGGAGATCAACTACAGGTATAG
- a CDS encoding IS110 family transposase: MRQYVGLDVSQRETAVCVVNETGEAIFEGKAKSHPGDLSKLLRKHAPLAERIGFETGAMASWLWHELRRVELPVVCIDARHAHAALSVRMNKSDQNDARGLAELVRVGWYREVKIKSEESQKVRAILVARFRLVSIRRDIENQVRSLIKECGLLFPRAIGQQFRNQVGELLGEDHQLLSVIAPLLSIHEHICQQQSKFDDEVRRLAKSDETTRRLMTVPGVGVVTALTFRHTIDDPSRFRSASTVGAYLGLTPRRNQSGETDTNGKISRWGDRLLRTYLYEAATVLLYRTKKWSSLKAWGMKLAKRIGMKKAKVAIARKIAVILHCIWVDGTSFDWGNAPA, from the coding sequence ATGCGGCAATACGTCGGGCTAGATGTCTCGCAGAGAGAGACTGCGGTTTGCGTAGTCAATGAGACTGGTGAAGCAATTTTTGAAGGAAAGGCCAAGTCTCATCCTGGAGATCTGTCAAAGTTACTTCGTAAACATGCGCCACTGGCGGAGCGTATCGGCTTTGAGACGGGCGCAATGGCGAGCTGGCTTTGGCATGAGCTTCGTAGGGTCGAACTCCCCGTCGTTTGCATCGATGCAAGGCATGCACACGCAGCACTGTCGGTCCGCATGAACAAAAGCGATCAGAACGATGCTCGGGGCCTTGCCGAACTGGTGCGGGTTGGTTGGTATCGAGAAGTCAAAATCAAGAGTGAGGAGAGCCAGAAGGTTCGAGCTATCCTCGTCGCGCGATTCCGCCTTGTGTCCATACGCCGGGATATCGAGAACCAGGTCCGCAGTCTGATCAAGGAATGTGGGTTGCTATTCCCTCGCGCCATTGGCCAACAGTTCCGTAACCAGGTCGGCGAGCTATTGGGCGAAGATCATCAACTCCTCAGCGTGATCGCGCCGCTCCTGTCGATTCATGAGCACATCTGCCAGCAGCAAAGCAAATTTGACGACGAGGTCCGCCGATTGGCGAAGTCGGACGAGACGACGCGTCGCCTGATGACAGTTCCTGGTGTCGGCGTGGTCACCGCCTTGACGTTCCGCCATACGATCGATGACCCGTCTCGCTTCCGATCGGCCTCGACAGTCGGCGCCTATCTCGGCCTCACACCTCGGCGCAACCAATCTGGTGAAACTGACACCAATGGCAAGATATCCCGATGGGGCGACAGGCTCCTCCGAACCTACCTTTACGAGGCGGCGACCGTTCTGCTTTATCGAACAAAGAAATGGTCCTCCCTCAAAGCCTGGGGAATGAAACTTGCGAAGCGGATCGGCATGAAAAAGGCAAAGGTCGCTATCGCCCGCAAGATCGCTGTCATCCTCCACTGCATCTGGGTCGACGGCACATCATTCGACTGGGGCAACGCGCCGGCCTGA
- a CDS encoding S8 family peptidase: MNVRTAERDRRLYFPEVVVLPVLTTRTTIELMLFATGAIAELRRASDNPVFFTGEVAGDQQAWVDGLAERIVWPGNDSPAVCVFDTGVNRGHALIEPALTPSDLHSLEKQWGKDDQHPSGHGTAMAGMALHGDLTASLGDRSERTLAHRLESVKFLPPAGFDPNKPQSYGVLTQAAIALPEIENPDRPRVYCMAVTNRDVSGSTASAWSAAIDQAAIGRMIADDDDEEEEEEEEEENEDNRPKRLVVLSAGNVPAEMDYARRRPQDDYPIEDPAQAWNALTVGGYTDLVDVMDDGYEDWTPIASAGELSPHSRTSVTWPHGLSPIKPELVLEAGNRATNPALTEMLTLGSLSLLTTGKDAELPLVSFDATSAATAQAARMAARLAAAHPEYWPETIRAMMIHSAEWTEPMLKTLGETTSKRARYELVRRFGYGVPSFDRANASASNHLALFAQAEIQPFKMNKGRKFNECHYYTLPFPSEMLEELENEIVEMKITLSYFVEPNPGLSANVDAQRYQSSRPAF; encoded by the coding sequence TTGAATGTCCGCACCGCTGAAAGAGATCGGCGCCTCTACTTTCCTGAGGTCGTGGTGCTCCCTGTCCTGACCACGCGCACGACTATTGAACTCATGTTGTTCGCAACCGGCGCCATAGCCGAGCTTCGCAGGGCCAGCGATAACCCCGTATTCTTCACTGGCGAAGTCGCCGGCGACCAACAAGCGTGGGTCGACGGTCTTGCCGAGCGGATCGTCTGGCCAGGAAACGACTCCCCGGCCGTTTGTGTGTTCGATACCGGCGTAAACCGTGGACACGCCCTCATAGAGCCCGCTTTAACGCCTTCAGATCTGCACAGCCTTGAAAAGCAATGGGGTAAAGACGATCAACACCCCTCCGGTCACGGTACCGCAATGGCGGGAATGGCGCTTCACGGTGATCTCACTGCATCGTTAGGCGATCGATCGGAGCGAACGCTCGCGCATCGACTTGAATCGGTGAAATTTCTTCCGCCCGCTGGCTTTGATCCGAACAAACCTCAGAGTTACGGTGTCCTCACTCAGGCGGCGATTGCGCTTCCGGAGATTGAAAATCCAGATCGCCCTCGCGTTTACTGCATGGCGGTGACCAATAGAGACGTTTCAGGATCGACTGCATCTGCATGGAGCGCCGCGATCGATCAAGCGGCCATTGGGCGCATGATTGCTGACGATGATGATGAGGAGGAGGAGGAGGAGGAGGAGGAGGAGAACGAAGATAACCGCCCGAAGCGCTTGGTAGTTTTGTCCGCGGGCAACGTGCCCGCCGAAATGGACTACGCGCGCCGGCGCCCCCAGGACGACTACCCCATAGAAGATCCCGCGCAGGCGTGGAATGCCCTCACGGTAGGCGGCTACACCGACCTCGTTGATGTGATGGATGATGGCTATGAAGACTGGACGCCTATTGCTTCCGCTGGGGAGCTTAGTCCACACAGTCGCACCAGCGTTACCTGGCCTCACGGCTTATCTCCGATCAAGCCAGAACTCGTGTTGGAGGCTGGCAATCGCGCTACAAATCCGGCCCTAACGGAGATGCTGACGCTAGGCTCGCTCTCGCTGTTGACGACAGGCAAGGACGCCGAGCTACCACTGGTTTCGTTTGACGCGACGAGTGCCGCAACCGCGCAAGCGGCACGAATGGCCGCTCGTTTGGCCGCGGCACACCCTGAGTATTGGCCGGAAACCATCCGCGCGATGATGATCCATAGTGCCGAATGGACCGAACCGATGTTGAAAACGCTGGGCGAGACGACCTCGAAGAGAGCCCGCTATGAACTGGTGCGGCGCTTCGGGTACGGCGTACCGAGCTTTGACCGGGCCAATGCTTCGGCAAGCAATCACCTCGCCTTGTTTGCGCAAGCGGAAATTCAGCCATTCAAGATGAACAAGGGCAGAAAGTTCAACGAGTGCCACTACTACACTCTGCCGTTCCCTTCCGAGATGCTCGAGGAACTGGAGAACGAAATTGTAGAAATGAAAATAACGCTGTCCTATTTCGTTGAACCAAATCCTGGCCTCTCCGCGAACGTGGACGCCCAGCGTTACCAGTCATCACGGCCTGCGTTTTGA
- a CDS encoding AAA family ATPase, whose protein sequence is MSNAKQILAMLRSRAEGDDDAFYSIALQVAASEARQGRRETAQELRAEIDKARARDSRGASVPIPFAAPRGGLEGLLEMRDPRFKLKDVVLNERLTARFVDILRQQRKRDWLREHGKTPNRRILFVGPPGSGKTMSSEALAGELHLPLFIIRLEGMITRYMGETAAKLRLIFDETARKRGVYVFDEFDAVGSQRTATNDVAEMRRVLNSFLQFMEEGNSTDSLIICSTNHPSLLDRALLRRYDQVLEFDAPTSEQIKQLVLANITPIKAARADWKQIIRSAEGLSQSEIVRAADDVVKMAILDERRQLTTEDIVDRLQERHAMRTAFLDSERS, encoded by the coding sequence TTGTCAAACGCCAAGCAAATACTGGCTATGCTGCGGAGCCGCGCTGAAGGCGACGATGACGCGTTCTATTCGATTGCGCTCCAAGTTGCCGCCTCCGAAGCAAGGCAGGGACGACGCGAGACGGCACAAGAGCTGCGCGCAGAAATAGACAAGGCCCGGGCAAGGGATTCCAGAGGCGCGTCCGTACCCATTCCTTTTGCGGCTCCGCGAGGCGGTCTCGAAGGTCTCCTGGAGATGCGCGACCCGCGCTTCAAACTTAAGGACGTCGTCCTGAACGAGCGATTGACGGCGAGGTTCGTGGACATTTTGCGTCAGCAGCGTAAGCGCGATTGGCTGCGTGAACACGGTAAGACGCCCAATCGTCGGATACTTTTCGTTGGCCCGCCCGGCTCCGGAAAAACAATGTCTTCCGAGGCATTGGCGGGAGAACTTCATCTGCCCCTCTTCATCATTCGTTTGGAGGGCATGATCACAAGGTACATGGGCGAAACGGCCGCCAAGTTGCGGCTGATCTTCGATGAGACCGCAAGAAAGCGCGGCGTCTATGTGTTTGACGAGTTTGACGCGGTGGGCAGTCAGCGCACAGCAACGAACGACGTTGCCGAAATGCGCCGTGTTCTCAACTCCTTTCTTCAATTCATGGAGGAAGGAAACTCTACGGACAGTCTCATAATCTGCTCAACGAACCATCCTTCGTTGCTCGACCGTGCATTGCTTCGGCGTTACGATCAGGTCCTTGAGTTCGATGCCCCGACCTCCGAGCAAATCAAACAGCTTGTTCTCGCAAATATTACCCCCATAAAGGCGGCTCGTGCCGACTGGAAGCAGATCATCCGCTCGGCGGAAGGATTGAGCCAATCTGAAATTGTGAGGGCAGCGGATGATGTCGTCAAAATGGCCATTTTGGACGAACGTAGGCAATTGACCACCGAAGATATTGTTGACCGTTTGCAGGAGCGACATGCCATGCGGACGGCATTTCTTGATTCTGAAAGATCGTAA
- a CDS encoding helix-turn-helix domain-containing protein, translating to MALTRDFKKTIKARAARDPAFRRALLEEATATLGCGNIFADLGLPDADSLLPKANLVRELRQLIKTNKLIGSAAAKRLGITQSDLSELLKGHTQTYSVARLRKMVAAMAGAGFVVGRENFEKICAVEGIKLTAEMKERFAEFDRKGLSPAERRREIIKAYGKKKG from the coding sequence ATGGCACTCACGCGGGATTTCAAGAAGACGATAAAGGCGCGAGCCGCGCGCGATCCTGCCTTTCGCAGGGCGCTGCTGGAGGAGGCCACCGCTACGCTCGGATGCGGCAACATATTCGCTGACCTTGGTCTGCCGGACGCGGACAGCTTGCTTCCCAAAGCAAACTTGGTCCGTGAACTTCGGCAACTGATCAAGACAAACAAGCTGATTGGCAGCGCCGCAGCCAAGCGCCTGGGCATCACGCAGAGCGATCTCTCCGAACTCCTCAAAGGCCATACGCAGACTTACTCCGTCGCGCGGTTGCGAAAGATGGTTGCCGCCATGGCGGGAGCCGGGTTTGTTGTTGGCAGAGAAAACTTTGAGAAGATCTGCGCGGTTGAGGGGATCAAGCTCACCGCTGAGATGAAGGAGAGGTTTGCCGAATTCGACCGAAAGGGTCTTTCGCCGGCCGAACGGCGCCGGGAGATCATCAAGGCCTATGGGAAAAAGAAGGGCTAG